One Paraburkholderia aromaticivorans genomic region harbors:
- a CDS encoding urate hydroxylase PuuD has translation MEGFITDWLNLAIRWFHVIAAIAWIGESFYFVALDNSLKPPTDPNQRKRGVFGELWHVHGGGFYNMQKYTVAPPEMPDDLHWSKWPSYTTWLSGFGLFTVLYLFSPTTYLIDRNVLDMGPVVAVASALGFLAAGWIVYDSLCRILGNKDKVLGICVGVYVLIAAWLACHIFAGRAAYLIMGAMLATIMSANVFFVIIPGQRKMVDAMLKGETPNPIYGKRGKQRSVHNTYFTLPVVFAMLSNHYAMTYTHPYNWAVLLVIMLAGALIRQFFVMRHRGQVLWYLPLVGIALMFVALFWTMPKPIVPQAQAANAPTVKVADIVPVLQQRCVACHSAHPTMMGSAPAGVLLDTPDEISQNAQRIYQQAVTLKAMPLGNVTHMTDDERMKIAAWFQGGAVK, from the coding sequence ATGGAAGGCTTTATCACAGACTGGTTGAATCTGGCGATTCGCTGGTTTCACGTCATCGCCGCGATTGCATGGATCGGCGAATCGTTTTATTTCGTCGCGCTCGACAACAGCCTGAAACCACCAACGGACCCGAACCAGCGCAAGCGCGGCGTGTTCGGCGAACTGTGGCACGTGCACGGCGGCGGCTTCTACAACATGCAGAAGTACACCGTCGCGCCGCCGGAAATGCCGGACGATCTGCACTGGTCGAAGTGGCCGTCGTACACCACGTGGCTGTCGGGCTTCGGTCTCTTCACCGTGCTGTATCTGTTCTCGCCGACCACTTACCTGATCGACAGGAACGTGCTGGATATGGGCCCGGTGGTCGCTGTCGCCTCGGCGCTCGGCTTCCTCGCCGCTGGTTGGATCGTGTACGACTCGCTGTGCCGCATTCTCGGTAACAAGGATAAGGTGCTCGGGATCTGCGTCGGCGTGTACGTGCTGATCGCGGCGTGGCTCGCATGCCATATCTTCGCGGGCCGCGCGGCTTATCTGATCATGGGCGCGATGCTGGCCACGATCATGTCGGCCAACGTGTTCTTCGTGATCATTCCGGGCCAGCGCAAGATGGTCGACGCGATGCTCAAGGGCGAGACGCCGAACCCGATCTACGGCAAGCGCGGCAAGCAACGCTCGGTGCACAACACGTATTTCACGTTGCCGGTGGTGTTCGCGATGCTGTCGAACCACTACGCGATGACCTATACGCATCCGTACAACTGGGCCGTGCTGCTGGTCATCATGCTGGCCGGCGCGCTGATCCGTCAGTTCTTCGTGATGCGTCACCGTGGCCAGGTGCTGTGGTATCTGCCGCTGGTGGGCATCGCGCTGATGTTCGTCGCCCTCTTCTGGACCATGCCGAAACCGATCGTGCCGCAAGCGCAAGCGGCGAACGCGCCGACGGTCAAGGTGGCCGACATCGTGCCGGTGCTGCAACAGCGCTGCGTGGCTTGCCACTCCGCACATCCGACGATGATGGGCAGCGCCCCGGCCGGCGTGCTGCTGGATACGCCGGATGAAATCTCGCAGAACGCGCAGCGGATCTATCAGCAAGCGGTGACGTTGAAGGCCATGCCGCTTGGCAACGTGACACACATGACCGACGACGAGCGCATGAAGATCGCCGCATGGTTCCAGGGTGGCGCAGTGAAGTAA
- a CDS encoding helix-turn-helix domain-containing protein: protein MTNLADVSDMLKAVRRESNLSQEEFARRAGVARTTVARMETLAKNDMSVSVLVRLLEAAGYDLKFVAHGHGRTLEDILAEQRNPDANS, encoded by the coding sequence ATGACCAATCTCGCCGATGTCTCAGACATGCTGAAAGCCGTACGCCGCGAAAGCAATCTGTCGCAAGAGGAGTTCGCGCGCCGGGCGGGCGTCGCGCGCACCACCGTCGCGCGCATGGAAACGCTCGCGAAAAACGATATGAGCGTGTCCGTGCTCGTGCGCCTGCTCGAAGCAGCAGGCTACGATCTCAAGTTCGTCGCGCATGGGCACGGGCGCACGCTAGAAGATATCCTCGCTGAACAACGCAATCCGGACGCGAACTCATGA